The following nucleotide sequence is from Pseudoliparis swirei isolate HS2019 ecotype Mariana Trench chromosome 7, NWPU_hadal_v1, whole genome shotgun sequence.
tgtcaaggctcaggaaacccttgcaggtgtttcgagttaattagacaattcaagtgatttgtttaataccctactagtatactttttcatgatattctaatatttagagataggatatttgagttttcttaagctgtgataatcagcaatattaaaagaataaaaggcttgcaatatttcagttgatttgtaatgaatccagaatgcatgacatttttgtttttttaattgcattgcagaaaataaagaactttatcacaatattctaattttctgagacagtcctgtatatgtatgtatgtgtatatatatatatacatatatctatcctctgttctcctcccaGGTGTTTCATGACGAGctgtaataatgtgtgtgtatatatttgtatatatatatatatatatatatgtcctcTGTTCTCCAGGTGTTTCATGACGAGctgtaataatgtgtgtgtatatatttgtgtatatatatatgtcctcTGTTCTCCAGGTGTTTCATGACGAGCTCTCTTCGATGCGCCTCTGGGTCTCCATGCACGTGTCGGACCACAGCGGCTTCCACTACCGCCAGTTCCTCCTCAAGGAGCTGATCTCCCAGACTCCAGCTTCCACCACCAGTTCACCCCAGCACcagagcagcccctcccccccacaccacGACCCGGCCAATGGCGAGCTCTCTGgctcggaggaggaagaggaggacgaggaagagaagCAGATCAGCTCCACCGCGGTCCTTCAACTCTTCCACCAGGAGGTGGAGCTGTGCTCTGACCTCATCCAGTCCTTCCCTGGCCACGAGACTCTGTGGAGTCACAGGTGAGCGGGAAGGAGTCAAAATGCTGTCgagtgtttgtctgtttgcGCTCTGTTCAATAAAACTAGATCTCCTGCTGCAGCGAGATCTGGTTTTATTGCTCTTCTTCGTTGGTGGTTTAAGGGGCTGTGGGTTTCTTCAGATCTGCCAATAGAAGTGGTGGAATGTACCTTAGGAGATTTATCCAATAATTCAAGAAGTGTCCTGCTGGGTCCGTCAGTGTGAAACTTAGAGGCAAAATTATTGATGCCAAAACACATTCAGATTGGATTTTGAGTTGATTTAATAAATTCAAATAACTTGAGTGAAGTGACTcacttaaatattatatatatatatatattataataatatataaatatgctaGATAAGCCatgttcccctttttttaaattgtctaTTTATGTTTCTCGGGGAATAATTGTGTTATGAGCCTTACTAACAAATACAATGATAAATGAGTTGTAATGATTCCTGATTATAAAAGTTATGATCAGTCAGGAATAAGCATTTCTGTGAACAAGAACACGTCtatgtacatttttttttagagaatCTCCAAAGTTTTGGATTCAATCTTGGAAATAAAAGAGATTTTTCCActataatttaaatttaaatcagTTTCTGGCCAGAAATCTTTCCTTGTGTCGGAGCCCGAGAACATTTCTAAAACGTAtctattgttattttttctagGCGGCATGTCTATTACTTATGGCACCACTGGAGGGGGGGGCACCAGCGGCACCGCGGCAGCGAGCCAGACCGCCTCGACAACGGCGACCCGGGGCCGCCGGAGGCCGGCGCTCCGAGCGGgggggtggcggcggcggcggcgaaggagagcgtgaatggacagaggcGGGCGGGCGAGGCGATGGAGGTGGACGACGCCTCCCTGCCGGACCCGCGCGGCAGCAAGCGGCTGAAGCGCGGCGCCCCCCCCGCCCTGCCCGCCGAGCACGGCTTCGTGAGCGGGATCCTGGACAGCTGCTCGAACCCCGAGCAGAGACGCTTCGCCCTGGCGTACAGGAAGTGGTTGGACACCGTCATCGGCCACCAGCCTTGAGGGGGGGGAGAACAGTTAAACCCCGCTGGTCGCCTTTAGACCCGGATTTCGGATCAGCTTCCTGTAGCGCCGACTTTAAACTGCTCGTGATGCAGTGCTGACTTTAGCCACCGGGGGGCAGCGTGGTACCCTGTCCCCCGTTCTCCTGACGTGAGCAGAGAGGTCGGGGGTCCTGGAGAGTGAGGGGTCAGTTTTCATCCTCTGGAGTCTGAGCCCGGACCCCCTTCAGAATGGAAATCTGCACAACCGGGTCCGTTGGTAGATTCTCTTGATCCGGGGGTCCGAACGGGGTCAACGGGGTCAACGGGCCACCGCTTTATACAACGACGAAATGTTTTCACATCTCCACGTCgtactcacttcctgttcacataTGTCGGACGCTCACTGGCACAGGAGGGGCGGGGCAATGACTTTGCGGAGCAGAGTTGACTCTTGATGCTAAAAGTTGATTGATTGGTATcgaatgcaacaaaaaaagaagaagcaattaAATTCAAACGCGTTAAAAACAAGGAGGGGCGTTTTTAGGTGGAGTGAAGAAAAAATGAATTCCGATTCAAATTGTTGCATACAAATATGCAAGTGATGAGTTGAGTTTTAATACGCTAACTTCCATTTACGTCATTATCTTGTATTTTATTGGCTCTTTGGAATTAATAGAAAACTATTAGAATGCATTAAAGGGGAACTCCACCCAACGGAAGAAGTCCACTCTGTTGTCCTCATGGAGCGCCGTCAGTATTTGTGATCATGAGCCGCTCGTCCAAACTTTAAATGTCATCAAGTATGaatagtttgtttgtttatttacccTCGTGAGTTTAGTTTCAGCTTTTCTCAACCACTGGTGGGGCGTTATGCCAAAAGGGTACATTAAATACTTAAACATATTAATTGCCATCAATAGAGACAAATCTGTTCGGGTCAATGTTAGCTAGCTAATGTTCCCTTGGAGACacaaaatctatatatatatatataaacggaaCAAAATATATCacaaataatctttttttttttttttatgatatattttgtgatatatatattttttaaatagattttgtgattatatatatatcttttgtgTCCGAGGGAACATTAGCTAGCTACCATTGGCCCGAACAGGTTTGTCTCTATTGATggcaataaatatgtttttgtattgaatgtaaaaaatatattatttatttatttaaaccagAAAGTAATCGAGTGACGATCCTGTTCCATTTAAAGCTCCGAAGATTGTCGATAGGAAATATCAATCCATTAAATTTactctcactgtctctcagATTTTGGACTTGATGACTTCTAGCGCTCTAGTTTCTTGGATTTTGGAgagttgttcatgtttattcatatttttggaCATTGTTAAAAGACATTGTGGGTTATTATTCCCCTTTAATGCTTTGATAAAATATTTCTCATTCAAAAAAACCATCACATCACTTCACATTCCAAACCTTTTTGATGAATGTGTTTCAAATGCAGTCGGGCTGCAGCGGCAGGTCTTCAGCCAGActcctgttcctttaaatgtctGAAGGCGCTCACGTTTCTAAAGGCTCGGGTCTCCACCGGTCAACCAGCGAGTCCCGACTGTGTCGCTCATTGCCAGGAGCTTGCAACCGAAAGCCAAAAAACCAAACTAGTCGTCGGCTAAacaacaggtcaaaggtcaaaaccCTGCTGACTTACCTTCCGCTAACCCTGAAGCACGAACTCAGGGTGCTGATGGTGGACTTTGAAGGGCGGAGTCATTCACTGGTGCTACGCAGCCGCCGTTTCTACTTCACCCGTTAGCCGAGAACTGAGCGGCACTTTGGACCGTTTGGTGCCAGGCAGTCGATGTTCTGACTTCTTTCTGTTTAGAAGGTCCATGTCTACAtcgtgcttttcttttcttttgctgaGGAACGATTGATAGAACGCTCTTTGGAAGAAGTTGTGACATGCTGAAGCTGCACAGTCCGTCCCTTCAAACAAGaggtgaagcccctccccctttgcgAGTCGCAACCTTATTTCTGAAAAGAAAACGTGTACGGTGGTGAACGGCAGAGGCAATTTctgaatttggtttaaaattgTGCTGCGAAGTTTCTGAATTTAAGAAGTTGAGAGTTTGTCGTAGTTCCATTTAGTTCAGTTTTAGACGATGGATGTCGCCAACAGCGCGCGAGAGGACGCACGCGACGTATCAGTGTAGCCATGGAAACATGAGCCATTACTACCATGGCCTTCCATTGGGGTCCCATTGGGGTCCAGTTGGCCTTCCATTGGGGTCCCGTTGGCCTTCCATTGGGGTCCCGTTGGCCTTCCATTGGGGTCCCATTGGGGTTCAGTTGGCCTTCCAATGGGGTCCCATTGGCCTTCCATTGGGGTCCCGTTGGCCTTCCATTGGGGTCCCGTTGGCATCCCGTTGGCCTTCCATTGGGGTCCCGTTGGCCTTCCATTGGGGTCCCGTTGGCCTTCCATTGGGGTCCCGTTGGCCTTCCATTGGGGTCCTGTTGGCCTTCCATTGGGGTTCCATTGGCCTTCCATTGGGGTTCCATTGGTCTTCCATTGGGGTTCCATTGGGGTCCCGTTGGCCTTCCATTGGGGTCCCATTGGCCTTCCATTCGAGTCCAGTTGGCCTTCCATTGGGGTTCCATTGGCCTTCCATTGGGGTTCCATTGGGGTCCCATTGGCCTTCCATTCGAGTCCAGTTGGCCTTCCATTGGGGTCCCATTGGTGTCCAGTTGGCCTTCCATTTGGGTCCCGTTGGCGTCCAGTTAGCCTCCCATTGGCGTCCCATTGGTGTCCAGTTAGCCTTCCATTGGCGTCCCGTCGGCGGGCCCTTGATGAAGTTTGGGGCGCCATCACAGCTGTATATAGAGGTACGATCGGGTCGCCTCATTGGCTGCTTCCTTGACCACGAGGTGACGGTTCTGGTGGCCCCTGTGCACAGGCTTGCTGTCCTCCATGACCCATCACACTGTCCGTGTGCTTCCATGTAGCCGTTAGCACGTCGTCCTCTGAGGATCTACGACGTTCCACGAGTTATGACGCTTCATCACCTCAGAATCACTGTGGACGTGGTCAAAGATAATCCTGAATCTTTTTGAGCCACGTATTCTTTGGGTTTGTCTATCGGGAACGGGCGAGTATCAGAactgtatggggggggggggattttaacaacCTTGCAGACCTAGAACACAAACTTTGAATACAAGACTATCTATGCAGAAATGTTTGTTTCCAAGAGGTTCAACAagcttttaaaaagaatattgtagcttctgttttttgttcttcttctaattTATTCTCGAGTTTACTTCAGCGGAGGGAATGTCCTCCGCGAATAATCCCTAGCATCTCATTgattttctgtttatttatatCGGTAAAGTCTTTTATCTGCACTTTCAGTGTTTGTCATATGCTTACCAAGGAAATAAAGCTCACCTGGGATAAAGGAACGTCTTCCTAGTTTTAATTGTGCGGTTCTTTAAGGGCAAAGTGTTGCTaaaatcaggcatgagaatccctcacctttcggcgaaattcgccgttttgaaaccaaaataggtgacttacgtgaatcgtgtagatccgaagagtttttgttttggggtacgTTTATGAGAttgagtgggacacggagaaaatgtgaagtgttgctcttcgcaataaaacatctttgatgggcgaTAGCGTCTCGAACGTGTCGCGccgccaatcagcgtcaagatatcttcagcgtttggtggtttaggttagcttgaatgttagacgctacttctgctgctgtggcGCTGCTAACAAACCGTAGGTTAaggcgatgtgatttagcatatttttagtctcaatacttaattaaaagagcgatcagccGTGCTCTcatgtcaagctgtctgcagcAGCGCCACAGCGAGGCGTtagaattttcggctttaaaaataaaaaaataaaaagatgccagaagtgaaatgtttaagttcagtctgtaaagttgtgtaactctacagctgctcttcctgatgaactctgtatcctctggtcagagactaacggcctcatagtgtatcatcaatgatcaatgctatgatggctccatgtagtttcattaatatcttgctgtattaatactaatattactgctatttgttaagtgttgaaaaagttggtaaaaagtgaaccatacagatattttatttattactattatagataaatataccagtatcgtatttatggtatactgtttttatggtattgtatcatgatatttatggcaggtatggtatagaagatcatgaccaggtagaggcagaacagactggaaccggaacagactcaggaccagactcatggctcagcagagctcaagacttgaagacttgttcacgccaacaacaaaaaaaggaagttggttcatgaatgaccatattatacacaatattactattattatagtattatagggcccgatcactgacttggtgtcagaatggaggacctatagaacCCCCGctatcctcctcccctctcacccttttCACCCCCTGATCTGCCTGTAAAATAGATTAtagttttaaattattcatgatattacatttacagatgtctttgtctgaagatataatataatataattactgTTCCCATACTTTTGTTTATTGTCGTGTTGTAAGGACTTTTTCTTGAATCTACTGATGGCTCGTTTAAATCTGCTTCTTTAAATTGATAAATGACCACATTGCTCGGACTACATCTACACGAGCGTTTCAGCATCATCGGCGTCCACACGGCGACCTTTTGAAAACGCATCACATGACATGTTTTATATTAACAATtactatttattttcatttacaaaatgataggagcgaaaaatgccatttAATAAAGGGGCGCGGCCGGGACCGGGGGGaagttctcacaagaactcaaacaaaagccccgtcagatatccaaacacatttggggggaattgatgacagagagagtatcTTTTATTCTTCAATACgtattaataaagaaaaaaatgtgtctccagcagaaagggcacttttctcatccagggcaaaagggggaggagcttgagcaccacgaggggtctatctgtgcacgtgcctgtccaAAGGgcaatttatttttatacatattttttgggggtgttTTATCACCAGATAAAATGCAATTGAATCTTTAAAtgagtaaaatatgttttttttctaaatattttctttgtgtgaaagccatttaaaaataataatgctaaaattaaaattaaaaaaataaagtaaaaagtgggggggggggaagcctttattgtgacatttaaatgactaaaatatgtttttctaaCTTATCTTTTTGTAACAGTCATGTAATAATgccaaattaaaatacaaaataaaaaattgcttTTTGTgtgacggagggagggaggaggggctgggAGGGAGGCTGGcgaacacgcacacatacgcacacgcgCCCGCGCGCGCGtgcacacacggacagacgGCAGCCGCTACAGGGAAGATGGAGGACGGTGTGTCAGCGGCGGAGCGGACCTCCAGCCCAGGCCGGTGAGTCCTCCGCCGAGCGCCACTCGGAGCACCGGCTCGCTGTCCGCCGCCTCGCCGGCGGCGCGGGGCACGCGGAGCGGGAGGGAAACGGCTCCGTAGCGGCTGCGATGTGAACCGGGAGGGAGGACAAGCGCGCGCGCGctggggggcggcggcggcgtatTGTGTCGCGGCTCCGTGTGTTGCCTGTTTGAGGAGTGGCTACCGGGGGAGGGAACCGGCTCGGGGGATTCAGATGGAGGTGAACGCCGTGCCGGTTGTGGAGACCGCAGCGGGGCTGTGTGCCGGTCGGGGCGGGACCGCGCACCGGGTTGGCCCGTGAGAGGCCCTGTTGTTGGCAGGTGCCGAGTCCCGGCGGTCAGCCCGGTCTCCACCGCGGACCGGCCTCATCCCGGTGCTCTGCAgaggcggctgctgctgctgctgctgctgttgttgttgttgttggtgttgatgttgttgttggtgctgcaGGTTGGTGTTGTGCAGTCGGTGTGGGATGCTGCAGCCCGTCGTGCAACAGGGCAACCGGGCAGTCCATGTGCTGCCTCGGTCCAACTCCCGTTAGGATGCAGTCCACGAATGTGTCATTaagttaaaacaaataaaatcaatatatatgttcatagtttattttattttttagatgtaTGTCtaaaaaatgtatgtgtgtgtgtgtctctgtgtgtgtgtgcgtgtgtctctgtctgtgtgtgcgtgtgtgtctctctgtgtgtgtgtgtgtgtgtgtgtgtctgtctctgtctgtgtgtgtgtgtgtgtgtgtgtttgcgtggcCTGTAAACCAGCCATCAGAGAcgtagtgtgttgtgtgtgggtCTAACACATGGTCCGGTGAAGCTGCCTGcctgctctcccccccccaccccccaatggtgtcaaatcaattcagtttattttgtacagcccaatatcactaattacgaatttgcctcagagggctttacaatctgtacacatagacatccctgacctttgacctcacatcggatcaggaacaactcccaaaaaatagaagaaaaaaatgttcacggggaaaaaaacgtCCCGTTAACCTCGTCCTAAAACTCTCGGCGATGTCGTCGCCTGAACCGACTTCCTGTGACGACTGTCACTTTGAAGTGGACCGTCCAGAACCGACGTCAGAGGGTCAGAAGGTCCGGGCGTTGGGAGTGAGGACGCATTGTCGGGCTCCGTCGTCTCGGCGGCTCGAGGGGCGTGGCGGCGTCTGGGTCTGACTCATGGCGGCCGGCAGGCTCGGCACCAGCGGGGCGAAAGAAAGGAAAATCAAGCGAGTGAAGAAGAGTTGGGAGGGTAACCCGTCGGTTTGGGGAAAGCTGTCGCTGCCGGACGACCTCGCTATCTGAGAGGCCGATACCGGCGCTGGATTGGTTATCGCGGGTTCAGAGGCTCCGACGAGGAAGCTGGTGGGTCATGAGTGTGTGGCTCTTGTTGTGTAGCGGGCCTCTgtctggacctggaccctcGGTGCCGGTCCAGCAGTACCAGTACCCCCCATCAGCCGGGATGGACCTCTGTCACCGACCAAGGCCGCCTGCTTCAGCTTCAGGGTCCGGGTCCTCCTGAGTCTTTGAGTCCTGGTCGTGTGGCCTCCTGAGTCTTTGAGTCCTGGTCTTGTGGCCTCCTGAGTCTTTGAGTCCTGGTCTTGTGGCCTCCTGAGTCTTTGAGTCCTGGTCTCGTGGCCTCCTGAGTCTTTGAGTCCTGGTCTTGTGGCCTCCTGAGTCTTTGAGTCCTGGTCTTGTGGCCTCCTGAGTCTTTGCGTCCTGGTCTCGTGGCCTCCTGAGTCTTTGAGTCCTGGTCTCGTGGCCTCCTGAGTCTTTGAGTCCTGGT
It contains:
- the ptar1 gene encoding protein prenyltransferase alpha subunit repeat-containing protein 1; its protein translation is MAESEEEVDVLVQRVVKDITNAFKKNPNIDEVGVIPCPEARYNRSPIVLLENKLGVESWCVKFLLPSVHNKLLLYRQRKLWLDREALADITCTLLLLNPDFTTAWNVRKELLLCGALSPEKDLYLGKLALTKFPKSPETWIHRRWVLQQILGQSSTAGRKHRSPRPGEHLARTLHQEIKVCSDAAGRYPSNYNAWSHRVWVLRHMANGNVKVFHDELSSMRLWVSMHVSDHSGFHYRQFLLKELISQTPASTTSSPQHQSSPSPPHHDPANGELSGSEEEEEDEEEKQISSTAVLQLFHQEVELCSDLIQSFPGHETLWSHRRHVYYLWHHWRGGHQRHRGSEPDRLDNGDPGPPEAGAPSGGVAAAAAKESVNGQRRAGEAMEVDDASLPDPRGSKRLKRGAPPALPAEHGFVSGILDSCSNPEQRRFALAYRKWLDTVIGHQP